One bacterium genomic window, GAAGAGGGCCAAGGAGAAAATCAGGAAGAACAACGCGGTGAGCAGAAGGAACCAACGGCTCTGAAAGAGAAAACCCAGCTTGAGCCCCAGCGAGGCCGCCAAAAAGCCCAAGACCGAGTACATCGCGACCATGCCCCCGACCAGGGCCAGAGCCTTGAGAAAATTGCCGCGCTTCTGCCGCCGCACGCCGACGAAAGCGAGGGTGAGCGGAACGATCGGCAAGACGCAGGGGGTGAAGGAAGTCAGAATCCCGCCGAAGACCGCCAAGCCCAAGAGATAGATCTTGCCCTGCTCCAAAAGCCGCTCGGGGTTCGACTCCTTCAACAGCTCCCAAAGCGAAGGCTGGGGCGGCCCGGCCGCCGGATGGGCTTGAATGCCGCCGGGAGCCGGCGCGGCCTTGGCCGGGACGATCTCGCCCGCCTTCGGCAAGATTTCGACCGGCCAGAGGATCGTGCGCTTGATCGGGCGGTAGCAGAATTCCTCGGAACAGCCTTGGTAGCGGAGCGTCGCTTCCAAAGTGCGGCGCCCCGGCTTGGCGTCGGCCGGGACCTTCAAGACCAGCTTCTGCTCGAAGTCATGGAAATAGACCGGCACCGTTTTCTTCAAGAAGGGATCGAGATGCGGCTCGGCGGCGGGCCGAGTGCTCTGAATCAAGCTCAAACCATCGGTCTTGTCGAAAAGGACCGAGGTCTTCTCGTCGTATAAATAAAAGCCCTTCGGAACCTTGAAACCGAGGTCCAAGGTCAGGCTGTCGCCGGGCCGGACCCTTCGGACTTGGTCTTGGAAATCGACCCGGAAAGGATCGTGCTCCTGGCCTTGGAGCGGTGCGG contains:
- a CDS encoding cytochrome c biogenesis protein CcdA, whose protein sequence is MKSWLKTILPIFLLFFAAPLQGQEHDPFRVDFQDQVRRVRPGDSLTLDLGFKVPKGFYLYDEKTSVLFDKTDGLSLIQSTRPAAEPHLDPFLKKTVPVYFHDFEQKLVLKVPADAKPGRRTLEATLRYQGCSEEFCYRPIKRTILWPVEILPKAGEIVPAKAAPAPGGIQAHPAAGPPQPSLWELLKESNPERLLEQGKIYLLGLAVFGGILTSFTPCVLPIVPLTLAFVGVRRQKRGNFLKALALVGGMVAMYSVLGFLAASLGLKLGFLFQSRWFLLLTALFFLIFSLALFDLIPFRLPQRWHHRLSQSGGEGLGGTFVAGLTVGLIASPCVGPLIGPLLLIAARGQDRLYGFLLLLSYGVGMGLLFLLLGTLYGRFGSFLRGGRWTQVLKKTMAVLLLAPALYYGYVFAKPLFAKPAEGQWVHQLEKGLSLAKESRKPLLVDFYADWCPPCQELDQRTFSAPEVKAFAENFVMVKVDCTTDDDQCRKATERYEVVGWPTVLFLDSAGRPIPDVKLVGGFADKERMLELMRQALEKNL